Within Desulfolithobacter dissulfuricans, the genomic segment AGGGCAAGATGAAGGCGAAAAAGGCCCGGATAAGGGTGCTGTCGGCAGCTGATATAGGGGCTGAGGAAGGGTGTATCGGCCTGGCCGGTTCACCGACCCAGGTGGTCAGGGTCTTCTCTCCCGAGCCGCGGGGCGACCGGACTGTGTTCAGCGGTACTCCAGAAGAACAGGTGGAACAACTGGTTGCAGTCCTGCGCTCGGTGCTGTAACTGGGGCGCCTGGTTTGATTTCTGACTTTTGATTTCCTGATTACCTATTATGCTTATTGTAGATACGGAAAAATGTATAGGTTGCGGCGTCTGTGAAGAGACCTGCGCCTTTGGCGCCATAACCGTTGAAGACTCCATCGCGGTGGTGGGTGATACCTGTACCCTCTGCGGCAGCTGCGTCGACAACTGCGAGGTGGAAGCCCTGCATATCGAGGGCGGCGTCAGAAAGGGAGACACGGATCTGGACCAGTGGTCGGGGATCTGGGTCTTTGCCGAGTACCGGCATGGGCAGATCGCGCCGGTGGCCTATGAACTGCTTGGCATCGGCCGGCAGCTGGCCGATCAGCGGGGCGTGCCCCTGAGTGCGGTTCTTTTTGGTGACCAGGTGCTTGAGCACGCGAATCAGCTGATCGCCGCCGGCGCGGATACCGTCTATGTGGTGGATCATCCGGCCCTGGCCGACTATCGTGAAGATGTGTACGGCCGCGTCCTCGAGGACCTGATTCGGGCCCGTAAACCGGAAGTGGTACTTGCCGGGGCCACGGCCATCGGCCGCTCGGTGATTCCCCAGGTGGCCACGGCCCTGGGCGCAGGCCTGACCGCGGACTGTACCCAGTTGGCCATTCGCGAGGAAGATGGTATGCTCCTTCAGACACGGCCGGCTTTTGGTGGCAATATCATGGCCACCATTGAATGCCCCCATTCCCGGCCGCAGATGGCCACTGTCCGTCCCAAGGTCATGGCGCCAGCTCCTGTGGATCCGACCAGGACCGGGGAGGTGGTGGAGGTTGAGGTGCCGGAGGAACTGCTGCAGTCCCGGGTCGAGGTCCTGGAATGCGTCCAGGAGGAAGGGGAAAATGTCAATATCCAGGAATTTGAAATCCTGGTAGCCGGCGGTCGTGGCCTGGAGAATGAAAAAGGTTTTGAGCTGATCCAGGCCCTGGCCGAGGAGCTGGGCGGCGGCGTGGCTGCCTCGCGGGCGGCAGTGGATGCCGGCTGGATAAGCTATCCGCATCAGGTGGGCCAGACCGGCAAGACCGTGTGTCCGAAACTCTACATCGCCTGCGGTATTTCCGGCGCCATCCA encodes:
- a CDS encoding electron transfer flavoprotein subunit alpha, whose protein sequence is MLIVDTEKCIGCGVCEETCAFGAITVEDSIAVVGDTCTLCGSCVDNCEVEALHIEGGVRKGDTDLDQWSGIWVFAEYRHGQIAPVAYELLGIGRQLADQRGVPLSAVLFGDQVLEHANQLIAAGADTVYVVDHPALADYREDVYGRVLEDLIRARKPEVVLAGATAIGRSVIPQVATALGAGLTADCTQLAIREEDGMLLQTRPAFGGNIMATIECPHSRPQMATVRPKVMAPAPVDPTRTGEVVEVEVPEELLQSRVEVLECVQEEGENVNIQEFEILVAGGRGLENEKGFELIQALAEELGGGVAASRAAVDAGWISYPHQVGQTGKTVCPKLYIACGISGAIQHAVGMQSADTIVAINRDEKAPIFDFATYGLVGDLFEIVPLLTEKLRETKGQ